AAGTCTGGAAGGAGCAGATCTAGCATGAGGGCCCAGGTCCGGGCCTGCAAAGAAGTGAGGCTCCGAGTGGAGCCATGGGTGCTGCGTTGGCCTTCAGCTGAGAGTTCACTCGTAACCGGGCCTGCGTTTGAAGATAGAAGCTCTAGAACCAGGTGACAGGGAGGTGCTCGTTGGCCCCAGGAAGTAAAGCCTCACTGAGGCCACAGGGGAGCGGGCAGAGTCTTTAAAGCCAGGCAGCGCCCCCGTTCTATAGTCGGACTTTGTTTCCCATTGGCCTCAGGGGCTGTCCTGCTCCCTGAGGATAGTGCAGAGTCCTGTCCGCTGCTGCGTTAGCATCAGTTTCTCCTGCACCTTAAAGGGACTGCTGTTGACAGTTTGCATTTGGTGAGGGGCCAGGCTGTGTGCAGAGCACCGTCCCACGTGTAGGAGCAGGGGCTGTTCTGTCTGCTCGCCCCCTCAAGGCTGCCAGTAGCCTTGTCCCTGGGCCCTGCTGTGCTTGCTAAATgtggccctgggccctgagctctcttttctctctgagagCTGGGGCTCATCGGACCCCAGGAGCAGTTCCCAGTGCTGACTTCCTAGGGACATTTCCTGGCGCAGGGATGACCACCCTGTCCTCTCCACAGCTATGACATGGTACATTATGGCCACTCCAACCAGCTGCGCCAGGCACGGGCCATGGGCGACCACCTCATCGTGGGTGTGCACACTGACGGTAAGGCCGGCCGCTGCACtcactctcctcccctgcccctgcaaCTGAGACCCTGTGGGTTCCCATGACGGGGAGGGCCAGGCTAGGAGCGCAGCTCCGCCAGCCcgcccagcctgcccagcccagcccaggccatgCCACCCAGAGCTTTGCTGTCTTGAATCCTGTCCCAAGCTCAAGCAAGAGGGGGGCCCACTTCCCACCCTGCCGCTGGTTCTCAAGGCCTTTGAGGGCAGAGTACCTAGCTGTGCCTGGAACtctggctggctgggtggggggcCGTGCAATTTCCCAGCAAGTGTGTACAGAGGACAGAGCAGTGGCTGCTCAGTGGGGTCCTGCTTCGGGGGCTGAGGGCCCCGGGAGAGAGACAGCTGCCCGCCGCCAGCCCCCGCTGTGGCTGCAGACCCTGCTCAGTGCTGGGAGGGCTTCCAGGGAGGGGCCAGCCCTCCAGGAGTCCCCCACCTTGTTCTCTGCTGTCTTGTCTTTCCCTAGAGGAGATCGCCAAGCACAAGGGGCCCCCGGTGTTCACCCAGGAGGAGAGGTACAAGATGGTGCGGGCCATCAAGTGGGTGGATGAGGTCGTGCCAGCAGCTCCCTATGTCACCACGCTGGAGACGCTGGACAAGTATAACTGCGACTTCTGTGTCCATGGCAGTGagtgggcggggctggggcccagaggcCTGGGGACCTGGGCGGGCTCAGGATCTGACCGCAGAGGGGCATCTGGAGGTGCTGGCCTTCTCATGCTGGGGGAGCATGGAGCCGTTTGAGGATCTGAGGAAGCTCTGGGTCCTTCCCTAGAGAGGAGGCCGTGAACCCTAGGGCAGGCCTGCGGCAGGGGGTGTGGGCCCTGGAGGTCTTCATGGCTCCGGGTTAAGGTCCTCGTTCTCACATGTGCATCACCTTAGATGACATCACGCTGACTGTAGACGGCCGGGACACCTACGAGGAAGTGAAGCAGGCTGGGAGGTACAGGTAAGGTCTACCTGCCATGGGCCCCACCCCTTCAAGGAGGGGTGCTCCGAGCACCCCTCGAGCTCCCTCTGCCTATGAGGGCAATGTGTCTGTACTGGCTGGTGTGGTGGTCACAGCACAGGCGGCCGCTGGGCAGCAGAAACGTGGGGGTAGGACTGGGAAGCTGGCTTTTATGTAAGTGATGTTAACCAAAGAGGTTGGTGTGGCCAGCAGCTTGTGTGGGACAGCACAGCCTGGAGTCCCCTCAGCAGAGAGCCTGGGTTGAGGGCGTCCGACAGCGGGCACAAGGGGGCCGGAACCATGCCCGGGCctggcctgcccacccccacacTGCAGGCTTGGGGCTCGGTGACGGTGTTCCTCTGTCCTGTCGTCTTTTCTGCTTGATAGAATTACAGTGGTCTCTCCACCCTCCTGGCCGTGGTTTTTGTCACGGGTGAGAGTGGTGAGGAGACACCCTGTCTGTGCACAGCATGGCAGGGGCGGACCGTGGTGGGCTCTGCCACCGGCAGCATTGGCCGTAGGTTGGGTGAGTGGAGGCAGAGCCTGGTGGCCCTGTCCCGGATGAGAGCCCCGACCCCACCTCCGTCCCCAGAGAGTGCAAGCGCACCCAGGGCGTGTCTACCACGGACCTCGTTGGCCGCATGCTGCTGGTGACCAAGGCCCATCACAGCAGCCAGGTGAGGCTCCGGGGGCCCGAGCAGGGTCCCCGAGGTCCCGGGGCTGGAAGGAAGGGCCCCAGCACAGCAGGCCTGGGGTCCTGCCCTTGGCCACATCTGCAGGCCAAggcccctcaccccctgcccttCTGTGCAGGAGATGTCCTCCGAGTACCGGGAGTACGCCGACAGCTTTGGCAAGGTGAGTGTCGCCTGTGCTGCCTGGGCCACTGCCTGACCCCCAGGTTCCCCTGGGTAAAGCTGGCCTGGAGCTGACCCCCTGCCCTGCGCTCCCTGCTGACCAGGTGCTGACTGGGTCCTGACTGCTGGCTGGCGGGTCTCAGTGCCACTGTCTGCAGGAGGAGTGGGGACTACCCGCCGATAGGTGGTCTCTGACCAGGTGGCCTGGTCCCCTCTCCTTTCGTAGCTCCCTCACCCGACACCCACCCGGGAGACACTTTGCTCAGAAGGCTCCTCCCAGGTGACCAGATGGTGGCCTCAGGGTGCCAAGTCCCCAAGAGGGCTGTGTCCGCTGGCCCCTTCCTTGCAGGCCAGTTGCCAGGCCGAAGTGGTGTTGGCTGCGGTACCTACTGTGGCCATGGGACAGAGCCGCAGTCCCACCGGCCCAGCCTGGTCGCTGCTGGTCAGTCTGCGGCGTCCCTGCCTGAGACGCCTGCCTAGAAACGACACCAGAGCAGTCAAGTGAGCTGGCAGGCTGTGGCTAGGGGTTCCGAGTGGTGGCCTGTAGCCCCCGTACCTGCTTCCTCCATCCTACGCCTGTGCTTCCCAGAGCACACAGACAGGCGGGGCAGGCAGGCCCAGCCTCAAGAGAGGTGCTCTGGGGTGGGCACAGGTAAAGGACGTGCCTGTGAGGCCTCTGTCACCAACCCAGGTTCCTCTTGGTTTACAGTGTCCAGGTGGGCGGAACCCCTGGACGGGGGTGTCCCAGTTTCTGCAGACATCCCAGAAGATCATCCAGTTTGCTTCCGGAAAGGAGCCCCAGCCAGGAGAGACGGTTATCTATGTGGCTGGCGCCTTTGATCTGTTCCGTATCCTTCAGGACCGGGTTGGGGTGGCCACTGCCCCAGGCCTGTCCTCCACGTCTCCGTGTCTGCCCCGGGGGGCTGCGGGATCTGGTGGGGCCCCCCTGACCCTCAGGGGTCCGGACCTGGGCGGGGTGCAGGGGCGCAGTGTCAGCAGGGAGAGGCGTGAACAGGTGGTGGGCAGCTGCTCCCCACCTGCTACCGCCCCTTAACTGGGCACAGACATCGGGCACGTggacttcctggagaaggtgtaCGGCCTGGCGGAGAGGCCCTACGTCATCGCCGGCTTGCACTTTGACCAGGTCCCACCCCTAGGCAGCTGATAggcgggggggggtgggggggtccctgGAGGGGCTCCTAGGGCTGGTCTCCCGGCGAGGCCCAGGGTGCTGATGAGGGCAGAAGGGATAAGCTAGGGCCTCTTCCCGCTGAGGCCCTCCCGTCCAGGGCTACCCGGCGCTGACGGATTGCCCCCCGCCTCCCGTGAGGGACTGTCGGGAGGGAGCACAGTACCCCGGCCCCCGCCTCCACCGCAGCTTGCCTGCTGACCCCAGCTTGCTCTGGCTCCAGGAGGTCAACCACTACAAGGGGAAGAACTACCCCATCATGAACCTGCACGAGCGGACCCTGAGTGTGCTGGCCTGCCGGGTGAGTACGGGTGTGGGCCTGGCCTGTCTCCTTCCCAGGCTGGAGTGGCGcccccttcccctcagccccacccctgctgcttCCTCGCCAGAAGCACCCCTACCCCGCCGTGGCCTGGCTTGTCCCCGCTAACCAACTGTCTCCCCATCCACACAGTATGTGTCCGAAGTGGTGATTGGGGCCCCGTACTCGGTCACGGCGGAGCTGCTGGACCACTTCAAGGTGAGGCTGGGGACCCAGTGGGGTGGCTTCCAGGAAGggcagctctctgagggcagggggcCATCTGGGGTGATGCTGGGAGGTTGCCGTCATGACCCCCACCTGCTCTCCAGGTGGACCTGGTGTGCCACGGGAAGACAGAAATCGTGCCTGACAAGGACGGCTCTGATCCGTACCAGGTGGGTCTTGCTGGCGTTTGGTGCTTCCCAGCTGCAGACCGTGCGTCCGGGAGCCGGGCGTGGTGACGGCTGCCACTCTGGCTTCACAGTTAGAGGAGGCAGGCGGCTGACGGGGGAATAACTGCCCTCACAGTCGGGGAGTGGGATCCTCTGGACCAGGGCGGCAGAGCAACCGCCTCTAACTTCCGTCTCCACCTCCAGGAGCCCAAGAGAAGGGGCATCTTCTGTCAGATCGACAGTGGGAACGACCTCACCACCGATCTCATCGTCCAGCGCATCATCAAGAACAGGTGAGGTCTCGGCgaagctggtgggggtggggcgcccCGCGGCCCTGGCCTGGGCGCACCGCTCACCCggcctggcccccaggctggAGTATGAGGCTCGGAACCAGAAGAAAGAGGCCAAGGAACTGGCCTTCCTGGAGGCTATGAGGCGGCAGGAGGCACGGCCCGAGAGGGAGAGCGACTGTGACTTCTGACAGGAAGCAGGAGGTCACCAGGGGCCCCCCGAGCACCGGCCCTCGCCCAGCCACATCTCGAGAGCGTGGCTCAGTTTTTAACAAAGCTGCGATGCCCTCTCCTCCGACCACTCGGCCTTGGAAGGGCTGATGTGGAGGATGCTGCCTCCCGGCCTGCCTGCACAGGGCCTGTCTCCCTGTAGGCCCTCGTGCCCTTCCTGCTAAGTGGCCGGAGAGGGTGTCTGGCACAGGAGCAGCCCGGCAGGCAGGATGAGCAGGGGCACCTTCAACCAGAGGGGTGCCACCCTGTGTGCCAGGGAGACCCAGCTTCCATCTGCCCGGCTCCACAGCTGCTTCCCCGTCCAGCCCCCTGGAAGCTCCTACGGACCCTGGccgccccccaccaccccactccTCACGGCCTTCCTGCCCACTCAGCCTCTGGGGGAGCCCCAGGGGGCCCCTCCCATCCTCGTCAGAGTGCAGAGCGTGCCCCCTCCCATATGGGCGGCCCCTGCCCCGCGGCGTGTCCCTTCTGCCCCAGAGCCTGGCGCCCAGACACCACGCCCATTGCTTGCCGGGCCAGCCTCGCTGCTCTCACAGACTGTTCTCGATTTTGTACCTGACTGGCTGGCCTGCAACTGAATAAACCTGCTGTGAGGTGCTCCGCGTCCGGCTCTCAGCCCTGCTGGGTGGGACCAGGGAACCCAGCACCTtggccctgctccctggggcccatgcagcagggtgggggcaggaggcagcaagGAACCCCCAGATCTGCACCCCCAGACACCTCGGGCTGCCTCCCACATGGCAGGCtacaggagaggaaaggaggtgagAGTGGGCAGTCGCCCGGCCATGGGTCTGCCACAGGGAAGCCAGGGGCTGGTGCCTGCAGTGTGTAGGCCACCTGAGCCAGGTCCACAGCATCTCAGGGTCTCCTGCACCCAAGTCGGGGGCTCTGGCCCCCTCTTggcagggtgctggggagggtggcAGTGGTGTGTCTGATCTCCTGGTGTTTAAAAGTAAGGGTTGTGGTGCTCTGTCAGCCTACTCCCCGTTCCATCCAGAGTGGCTTCTGCCCCTCAGCGACTGGGCCCAGTGGGGCCGGAGTGGCCTGTGGCCTGGCGCCTTGGGAACCCTGGGCCAGTGTTCACTCCTTCCAGAAGGTGACTGACCCTGTCTTGTCTTTTTAGTTTGTAAGGTCTGATGGAGAACCCCATGCAGGACACTGAAGTGAGGTGGCCGTGCGTGAAGGTTCAGACACACTCGGGCTGGGCCGGGACCaccctgctttcctttcctcccaggtCAGGGGCGGGCCTTCCCTTCATTCCTGCCCCACCTGGCCCCCAGCTTTAGGAGTCTGGTGGTGCCAGACCTTCCCATGCTCAGATCCCTGGGCTGCAGGGATCAGCCTGCCAGCTGTAGACCTGGTATGGGAAGGACACAGGCGTGGCCGGTGGGTTCCTCTTGAGACTGCATGGCACCCCAAGATGGGCCTGGAGGACTGCCTGCAGCAGCAGACAGGAAGCCCCCGCTCGGCCATGGGTGAAGGAGACACCAGGCCTGGGGGTCCAGGAGGTTGGCGCCCTGAATACTCGTCCACCAATGTGCAGCAGGCTTTTGGGTCCCACCCACAGCACTCAGGCAAGGGACCAGCGCTCGGGTCCCCACTTCATGTTTGTTCCCGCTGGGACCCAGCACTCCCACAGGTCCCAGTTCATGCTCTGAAGGGAATTCAAAAGTCAGCTTGCTAAGACTTTGATGAGTAAAGGAGGTAATTAGCCTGAGTGTGGGGCGGGGGAGGCCACTCCCAGGACACGGCTTTTGCGCTCAGGGGACCCATGTCCCTGCGCGGGCCCTCTAGGCAGGGCAGCACCCATGGCTTTGGGGACACTGGCTTCCATGTGGTCAGAGGAGGGGTGAAGGAGGAGCTTCCAGGCTGGGGGCTGTGCTGTCTGCCTGACACTGGATTCTGGACTGCAAGCCGGGGCTGTCTGCACAGTTGTCAGTCCCTCCTGCTGTGCCCAGCCTGGCCATTCGTTTGGCACAGGGTCTCACTGTCTGGTGCCGGGTGCTGTGCTGTGGCGTTTGGGAAGGCTCTGGAAAGGAGCGGCCCAGGAGCTGCCCCTCTAGTAAGGGAGGTCTTTGGCCTCAAGAGAcccagggttgggggcaggagggcttcctggtgTGGGGTGTTCTGGGGAGGTTCCTATGAAGCAGGACATTTGGGCTGGCTGAGTAGACTCGACAGCTCCTGAGGGACACAGGCACGTGTCCCAGGAGGACCCAGGAGCTGTAGGACAAGACCGGGAGAGCAGTCACAATGGGGTTCCCAGCAGCAGGGTTTGGGGAGCACCTCGGG
The sequence above is a segment of the Camelus ferus isolate YT-003-E chromosome 16, BCGSAC_Cfer_1.0, whole genome shotgun sequence genome. Coding sequences within it:
- the PCYT2 gene encoding ethanolamine-phosphate cytidylyltransferase, giving the protein MIRNGHGAAGGAERPGPGSRRAVRVWCDGCYDMVHYGHSNQLRQARAMGDHLIVGVHTDEEIAKHKGPPVFTQEERYKMVRAIKWVDEVVPAAPYVTTLETLDKYNCDFCVHGNDITLTVDGRDTYEEVKQAGRYRECKRTQGVSTTDLVGRMLLVTKAHHSSQEMSSEYREYADSFGKCPGGRNPWTGVSQFLQTSQKIIQFASGKEPQPGETVIYVAGAFDLFHIGHVDFLEKVYGLAERPYVIAGLHFDQEVNHYKGKNYPIMNLHERTLSVLACRYVSEVVIGAPYSVTAELLDHFKVDLVCHGKTEIVPDKDGSDPYQEPKRRGIFCQIDSGNDLTTDLIVQRIIKNRLEYEARNQKKEAKELAFLEAMRRQEARPERESDCDF